One Kaistella polysaccharea DNA segment encodes these proteins:
- a CDS encoding M16 family metallopeptidase, with the protein MFKKLSFTITALFFAVLTFAQKQFEWKEASGNGYTYKYVSNDPMNARFYTLKNGLTVILSPTKTDPRIQAYVAIKAGSKTDPRTNTGLAHYLEHMLFKGTDKYGSLDWAKEKVELDKIDALYEQYNKTKDADQRKAIYKKIDSVSGVASKFAIANEYDKMMTSMGAQGTNAFTSFEQTVYTDDVPSSSLDKYLVVQGERFRNPTLRIFHTELEAVYEEKNRSLDSDGSKVFETLFAELFKNHNYGQQTTIGTVEDLKNPSLIEIRKYFNNYYVPNNMGVILSGDFNPDEVIAKVDKAFSQMKMKPVTKYTFTPETPITAPIVKEITGPDAENLTIGYRLPGNKDKDVLIADLVGQVLTNGKAGLMDLNLVKKQKLLRASAQTFTLIDYGVLYISAAPTNGQSLDEVKTLVLGEIDNLKKGNFDQDLITSIINNIKKSKIYGSENYGDRASSLMDAFTSELNWRDQVAYVNDLSKITKADIVGFANKYLGENYVAILKRKGESEKSMKIEKPQITPVETNADKQSAFVKMVGNMPNNPSTPVFLDYNKDIQKSKLGKAEILYVPNTDNQIFRLKYRYKIGSLNDLKQPLASQYLQFLGTDKMSSEEISKAFYKIASSFNVSTGEEYTTVSIEGLQENFDKAVKLYEDLILNVKADDAALKGLKERLAKARKDVKANKGAILQGLTSYAIYGENNKFNNVMSNAALESTTAAELVSRIKNLNQYEQTIIYYGPISIKELENKLKMSHPVPAKFAVASPAKVFKQVPQTKNQVLFADYDMVQAETRWIRNTENYDANKNTLVKVFNNYFGGGMGSIVFQTIRESKALAYSTYGIYVQPQKKDQEYYMMSYVGSQADKFNDATTAMTELLTKMPDLSENLNLAKTQVKKDIQTERITQDNIIFNYLAAKELGLTDDARKNIYTAVDHITMQDLKNFHQTNFSGKPYTYAIVASEKNVPMKDMQKLGEVKKISLEDLFGY; encoded by the coding sequence ATGTTTAAAAAACTCTCCTTCACAATTACAGCTTTATTCTTTGCTGTTCTGACTTTTGCTCAGAAACAGTTTGAGTGGAAAGAAGCCTCCGGAAATGGATATACCTATAAGTATGTTTCCAACGATCCGATGAATGCCCGTTTTTATACTTTAAAGAACGGCTTAACCGTGATTTTAAGTCCTACAAAAACAGATCCCAGAATTCAGGCGTATGTTGCCATAAAAGCTGGAAGTAAAACCGATCCAAGAACCAATACTGGTTTGGCGCATTACCTTGAGCATATGCTTTTTAAGGGCACTGATAAATATGGTTCGCTGGATTGGGCCAAAGAAAAGGTAGAATTAGATAAAATTGATGCACTTTATGAGCAATACAACAAAACTAAAGATGCAGATCAACGAAAAGCGATTTACAAAAAAATAGATTCAGTTTCGGGTGTTGCCAGTAAGTTTGCAATCGCAAATGAGTACGACAAAATGATGACTTCTATGGGAGCTCAGGGAACGAACGCATTTACGAGTTTCGAACAAACCGTTTATACTGATGATGTTCCAAGCAGCTCGCTCGATAAATATTTGGTGGTGCAGGGAGAACGATTCCGTAATCCAACTTTAAGAATTTTCCATACTGAATTAGAAGCGGTATATGAAGAGAAAAACAGAAGCTTAGATAGCGATGGAAGTAAAGTTTTCGAAACTTTATTTGCAGAATTGTTTAAAAATCATAATTACGGACAGCAAACTACGATTGGAACCGTAGAAGATTTAAAAAATCCGTCACTGATAGAGATTCGTAAATATTTTAATAATTATTATGTTCCCAATAATATGGGCGTAATACTGTCGGGAGATTTCAATCCAGACGAGGTGATTGCGAAAGTTGACAAAGCTTTTTCTCAGATGAAAATGAAACCTGTGACTAAGTATACATTTACCCCTGAAACTCCTATCACAGCACCAATCGTAAAAGAAATCACTGGTCCTGACGCCGAAAATTTAACCATCGGTTACCGATTACCAGGAAATAAAGACAAAGATGTTCTGATTGCAGATTTAGTTGGTCAGGTTTTAACGAATGGAAAAGCCGGTTTAATGGATTTAAACTTGGTGAAAAAACAAAAATTACTACGCGCTTCCGCGCAAACTTTCACTTTAATAGATTATGGCGTTTTGTATATCAGCGCGGCTCCAACCAACGGACAGAGCTTAGATGAGGTGAAAACTTTAGTTTTAGGGGAAATTGATAATTTAAAGAAAGGAAACTTTGATCAAGATCTTATTACCTCGATTATCAATAATATTAAAAAGAGTAAAATCTATGGTTCTGAAAACTATGGTGACCGAGCGTCATCGTTGATGGATGCTTTTACTTCGGAATTGAACTGGAGAGATCAGGTTGCTTACGTGAATGATTTATCTAAAATCACAAAAGCAGATATCGTAGGTTTTGCCAATAAATATTTGGGCGAAAATTATGTAGCCATTCTGAAAAGAAAAGGCGAATCAGAAAAATCGATGAAAATCGAAAAACCTCAAATTACGCCAGTTGAAACGAATGCCGACAAACAATCTGCTTTTGTGAAAATGGTTGGAAATATGCCAAATAATCCGTCTACACCGGTATTTTTAGATTATAACAAAGATATTCAGAAATCGAAATTAGGGAAAGCTGAAATTCTATATGTTCCGAACACCGACAATCAGATTTTCCGTTTAAAATACCGCTATAAAATCGGTTCCTTAAATGATTTAAAACAACCGCTTGCTTCTCAATACTTACAGTTTTTAGGGACCGATAAAATGTCGTCGGAGGAAATTTCAAAAGCATTTTACAAAATCGCAAGTAGTTTTAATGTTTCCACGGGCGAAGAATATACCACCGTTTCAATCGAAGGTTTACAAGAAAATTTTGATAAAGCGGTTAAGTTGTATGAAGATTTAATCCTTAATGTAAAAGCTGATGATGCAGCATTAAAAGGATTAAAAGAAAGATTGGCAAAAGCGAGAAAAGATGTAAAAGCAAACAAAGGCGCTATCCTTCAAGGTTTAACAAGCTATGCGATTTATGGTGAAAATAATAAATTCAATAACGTGATGAGCAACGCAGCGTTGGAGTCAACGACTGCTGCAGAATTGGTAAGTCGAATTAAAAATCTTAATCAATACGAGCAGACGATAATTTATTACGGCCCGATCTCTATCAAAGAGTTGGAAAATAAACTAAAAATGTCGCATCCAGTTCCAGCAAAATTTGCTGTTGCGTCACCGGCGAAGGTTTTCAAACAAGTGCCACAAACCAAAAATCAGGTTTTGTTTGCAGATTACGATATGGTTCAGGCAGAAACACGTTGGATCAGAAATACTGAAAATTACGACGCCAATAAAAATACGCTCGTCAAAGTATTTAACAATTATTTTGGGGGTGGTATGGGATCCATAGTTTTCCAAACCATTAGAGAGAGTAAAGCATTGGCTTACAGTACTTATGGTATTTATGTTCAACCACAGAAAAAGGATCAGGAATATTATATGATGAGTTATGTAGGGAGTCAGGCAGATAAGTTTAACGATGCCACGACCGCGATGACGGAACTTTTAACTAAAATGCCCGATTTAAGTGAGAATTTAAACCTTGCAAAAACGCAGGTGAAAAAGGACATCCAAACAGAGCGAATTACGCAGGATAACATCATCTTTAATTATTTGGCGGCAAAAGAATTGGGATTAACCGACGATGCACGTAAAAATATTTATACCGCTGTAGATCATATCACGATGCAGGATTTAAAGAATTTCCACCAAACTAATTTTTCTGGGAAGCCGTACACGTACGCGATTGTAGCCTCGGAGAAGAACGTTCCGATGAAGGATATGCAGAAACTGGGTGAAGTGAAGAAAATCTCTTTAGAAGATCTTTTCGGATATTAA
- a CDS encoding SDR family oxidoreductase, with translation MNLYTQPMLKEDALKDKVAIVTGGGSGLGKAMTKYFLQLGAKVVITSRNLEKLQNTAKELEEETGGKVLCVQCDVRNWDEVEAMKDAAVKEFGQIDILLNNAAGNFISPTERLTHSAFDSILDIVLKGTKNCTLSVGKYWIENKVPGTVLNIVTTYAWTGSAYVVPSACAKAGVLAMTRSLAVEWAKYGIRFNAIAPGPFPTKGAWERLLPGDLAEKFDMKKKVPLRRVGEHQELANLAAYLVSDYSAYMNGEVVTIDGGEWLQGAGEFNMLEEIPQEMWDMLESMIKAKKSN, from the coding sequence ATGAATTTATATACTCAACCAATGCTTAAGGAAGATGCATTAAAAGATAAAGTAGCCATTGTCACTGGTGGCGGAAGCGGCCTCGGAAAAGCCATGACGAAATATTTTCTGCAGCTTGGTGCCAAAGTGGTCATCACTTCCCGTAATTTAGAAAAACTGCAAAATACAGCCAAAGAGCTTGAAGAAGAAACCGGTGGAAAGGTTTTATGTGTTCAATGCGACGTGAGAAATTGGGACGAAGTTGAAGCCATGAAAGATGCTGCCGTAAAAGAATTTGGGCAAATCGATATTCTTTTGAACAATGCTGCTGGAAACTTCATCTCACCGACTGAAAGATTAACACATTCTGCTTTTGATTCAATCTTGGATATTGTCTTAAAAGGCACCAAAAATTGCACACTTTCTGTTGGTAAATATTGGATTGAAAATAAAGTTCCCGGAACGGTTTTAAATATTGTCACCACTTACGCCTGGACCGGCTCCGCGTACGTTGTTCCGTCAGCTTGTGCAAAAGCTGGTGTATTGGCTATGACGAGAAGTTTAGCTGTAGAATGGGCGAAATATGGAATTAGATTCAATGCGATCGCACCTGGACCATTTCCAACCAAAGGAGCATGGGAAAGACTGTTGCCTGGAGATTTAGCCGAGAAATTCGATATGAAGAAAAAAGTTCCGTTGAGAAGAGTAGGTGAACATCAAGAGCTGGCTAATCTTGCAGCATATCTTGTTTCAGATTATTCTGCATATATGAATGGCGAAGTCGTAACCATCGATGGTGGCGAATGGTTGCAAGGTGCAGGCGAATTTAATATGCTCGAAGAAATTCCGCAGGAAATGTGGGATATGCTGGAATCTATGATTAAAGCGAAAAAATCAAATTAA